From Myxococcaceae bacterium JPH2, the proteins below share one genomic window:
- a CDS encoding YicC family protein — protein MLKSMTGFGAGRARVGDEEVSVEVRSLNHKFCEVKVRLPRELASLESVLVKTVKDRLARGSVEVLVKRQAATVSGNVPTVDVALAREYARAFREVADALGLTAEVAWAHVANQPGVIRLEEKGLAIEPATQAVQVALEQALGALESMRETEGQSIQADLDARMKLIEGWSREVADLAPKAVADYQTRLSERVAELARGIAVDPQRLAQEVTLFAERTDIAEEVTRLGIHLEQFRILMASREPAGRRMDFLVQEMHREVNTTGSKSQHAEISARVVSMKAEVERIREQVQNVE, from the coding sequence ATGCTCAAGAGCATGACCGGGTTTGGCGCGGGTCGCGCGCGTGTGGGGGACGAAGAGGTCTCCGTCGAAGTGCGCTCGCTCAACCACAAGTTCTGCGAAGTGAAGGTCCGCCTGCCACGCGAGCTGGCGTCCTTGGAATCCGTGCTGGTCAAGACGGTGAAGGACCGCTTGGCCCGTGGCTCGGTCGAGGTGCTGGTGAAGCGCCAGGCAGCGACCGTCTCGGGCAATGTCCCCACCGTGGATGTCGCGCTGGCCCGTGAGTACGCCCGAGCCTTCCGCGAGGTCGCGGACGCGCTGGGCCTCACGGCCGAGGTGGCCTGGGCGCACGTCGCCAACCAGCCGGGCGTCATCCGCCTGGAGGAGAAGGGGCTGGCCATCGAGCCGGCCACTCAGGCCGTGCAGGTCGCGCTGGAGCAGGCCCTCGGAGCCCTGGAGTCGATGCGCGAGACGGAAGGCCAGTCCATCCAGGCCGACCTGGACGCGCGCATGAAGCTCATCGAGGGCTGGAGCCGAGAGGTCGCGGACCTGGCGCCCAAGGCCGTAGCGGACTACCAGACGCGGCTCAGCGAGCGGGTGGCGGAGCTGGCGCGCGGCATCGCAGTGGATCCGCAGCGACTGGCCCAGGAGGTCACGCTCTTCGCCGAGCGCACGGATATCGCCGAGGAAGTGACGCGGCTGGGTATCCACCTGGAGCAGTTCCGCATCTTGATGGCGAGCCGGGAGCCCGCGGGCCGCCGCATGGATTTCCTAGTGCAGGAGATGCACCGAGAGGTGAACACGACCGGCTCGAAGAGCCAGCACGCGGAGATCTCCGCGCGCGTGGTTTCGATGAAGGCTGAGGTCGAGCGCATCCGCGAACAGGTGCAGAACGTCGAATGA
- a CDS encoding glycosyltransferase family 9 protein has product MAWHKRLELWAKLALALVGSVLLWRPGRRRPLGSPLPAPRRVLLVRPDNRVGEALLTTPLMRTLKTHVQPAPEVHVLVHSKVVRVLSGHPDADAVVAFDRRHLWLGPLAPGIRALRRQRYDVVVDCANWDAPSVTSAFIARMAGPRAVVIGPDVWPVSLLHSVSVPARTDTRHEAQQRTHLLTPLTGGVVCEGLSFREPSLSPSIRAYLEASAGRKLAVINPGGRLGNRRIPPEAFAAAARALLEQGRIPVVTWGPGEEALARGVVEAAPGAQLAPPTSIDELAALMRAAGATVCNNTGPMHLSVAVGAPTLAFFLRIDMERWGHAQAPHRMVDLTGLVDGAGGVGLEARAAAEARSFVSALDLRSA; this is encoded by the coding sequence ATGGCGTGGCACAAGCGGCTCGAACTGTGGGCAAAGCTGGCGCTGGCGCTCGTCGGGTCCGTGCTGCTCTGGCGCCCCGGTCGTCGCCGCCCTCTCGGATCTCCTCTCCCCGCTCCGCGAAGGGTCCTGCTGGTGCGGCCCGACAATCGCGTGGGCGAGGCCCTTCTCACGACACCTCTGATGCGGACGCTCAAGACGCATGTGCAGCCCGCGCCCGAGGTCCATGTCCTCGTCCACTCGAAGGTGGTTCGCGTGCTGTCCGGGCACCCGGACGCGGATGCCGTTGTCGCGTTCGATCGACGGCACCTGTGGCTTGGCCCCCTGGCCCCGGGCATCCGGGCCTTGCGCCGCCAGCGCTACGACGTGGTGGTGGACTGCGCGAACTGGGACGCGCCCTCTGTCACGAGCGCCTTCATCGCGCGGATGGCGGGCCCCCGCGCCGTCGTCATTGGGCCTGACGTGTGGCCTGTGTCTCTCTTGCACTCCGTTTCCGTGCCCGCGCGGACGGACACGCGGCACGAGGCGCAACAGCGGACTCACCTCCTCACACCGCTGACCGGGGGCGTTGTGTGCGAGGGGCTGTCCTTCCGCGAGCCGAGCCTCAGCCCGTCCATCCGGGCCTACCTGGAGGCCAGCGCGGGGCGGAAGCTCGCGGTCATCAATCCTGGGGGACGCCTGGGAAATCGACGCATTCCGCCCGAGGCCTTCGCTGCCGCTGCGCGGGCGCTCCTCGAGCAGGGGCGGATCCCTGTCGTCACCTGGGGTCCCGGAGAGGAAGCGCTGGCTCGCGGGGTCGTGGAGGCGGCACCTGGCGCGCAGCTCGCGCCTCCGACCTCCATCGATGAGTTGGCCGCCCTCATGCGCGCGGCCGGAGCCACGGTGTGCAACAACACCGGCCCCATGCATCTCTCGGTGGCCGTCGGTGCGCCTACGCTGGCGTTCTTCCTGCGCATCGACATGGAGCGCTGGGGTCACGCCCAGGCTCCGCATCGGATGGTGGACCTCACCGGGCTCGTTGATGGTGCGGGCGGTGTTGGGCTTGAAGCTCGCGCTGCCGCCGAGGCTCGCAGCTTTGTCTCGGCGCTGGATTTGCGCTCCGCCTGA
- the lpxK gene encoding tetraacyldisaccharide 4'-kinase, with amino-acid sequence MRLGTAAAPTSVERLFYPPSPESWARRLQLSPLTLLSWPYGLLVRIRGSLYDSGLLRPERVNGLRVISVGNLNVGGTGKTPAVLYLAELLVREGRKVGILTRGYGRASTEPLTFTGAGPLPAVRDAGDEPRMLATRCPQVRLFVGADRVAAARRARDEFGLDTVLLDDGFQHRRLARDEDVVVMDASVGLGNGHLLPRGPLREPASALRRATLLWVRAAPDGTTPSPELTQGLPRVVTRYQPTEAIAPDGVTHPLSSLQGRPVLALAGLARPGGFLRMLASLGADLRDAALFPDHHAYTEPELRAVTARARQLGAEVVTTEKDAMRLPPGCEAWVVRLGVELLEGESYLRRALGLAPSPSDL; translated from the coding sequence ATGCGACTCGGAACCGCCGCCGCGCCCACGTCGGTCGAGCGCCTCTTCTATCCTCCGAGTCCCGAGTCCTGGGCCCGGCGCCTTCAGCTCTCACCGTTGACGTTGCTGTCCTGGCCCTATGGCCTGCTCGTTCGGATCCGGGGCTCACTCTACGACTCGGGCCTTCTGCGGCCCGAGCGAGTGAATGGGCTCCGAGTCATCTCCGTGGGCAACCTCAACGTGGGAGGAACCGGCAAGACGCCGGCGGTGCTCTACCTCGCGGAGTTGCTCGTTCGAGAAGGGCGCAAGGTGGGCATCCTCACGCGCGGATACGGTCGCGCATCCACTGAGCCACTGACCTTCACGGGAGCAGGCCCACTGCCCGCGGTGCGAGACGCGGGGGATGAACCGCGGATGCTCGCGACCCGTTGTCCGCAGGTCCGCCTCTTCGTGGGCGCGGACCGTGTGGCCGCGGCGCGCCGAGCGCGAGACGAATTCGGACTGGACACCGTGTTGCTCGATGACGGCTTTCAGCACCGCCGGCTCGCGCGTGACGAGGACGTCGTGGTGATGGACGCGAGCGTGGGCCTCGGCAACGGCCACCTCCTGCCACGAGGCCCGCTCCGAGAGCCTGCCTCCGCACTGCGCCGAGCCACGCTCCTCTGGGTGCGCGCCGCGCCGGATGGGACCACCCCATCGCCAGAGCTGACTCAAGGACTGCCCCGGGTCGTGACGCGCTATCAGCCCACGGAGGCGATCGCTCCGGACGGTGTGACGCATCCGCTCTCCTCGCTCCAGGGACGGCCGGTGCTCGCGCTTGCGGGCCTGGCTCGACCGGGAGGCTTCCTGCGAATGCTCGCGTCTCTGGGGGCAGACCTCCGCGACGCAGCCCTCTTCCCGGATCATCACGCCTACACCGAGCCAGAGCTGCGGGCCGTCACCGCAAGGGCCCGCCAACTCGGCGCCGAGGTCGTCACCACCGAGAAAGACGCGATGCGGCTGCCCCCGGGATGCGAAGCCTGGGTGGTGCGGCTGGGCGTGGAACTCCTGGAGGGCGAGTCGTACCTGCGTCGGGCACTCGGGCTGGCGCCGAGTCCGAGCGACTTGTGA
- a CDS encoding adenylyltransferase/cytidyltransferase family protein codes for MTTLDKLRSLESIAQEREQWREQGRTVALANGVFDLLHVGHVRYLEGAKALADVLVVAVNSDASTRAYKGPGRPYIPELERAELVASLACTDRVLLFDESNVRHIIRALKPDLHVKGTDYTPDSIPEGDEVRAYGGRTAVSGDPKDHSTTDLARRLGREASK; via the coding sequence ATGACCACGTTGGACAAGCTGCGGTCCCTCGAGTCGATCGCCCAAGAGCGTGAACAGTGGCGGGAGCAGGGGCGCACCGTCGCGCTGGCCAACGGTGTGTTCGACCTGCTCCACGTGGGGCACGTTCGCTACCTGGAAGGGGCGAAGGCGCTCGCGGATGTGCTCGTGGTCGCGGTGAACTCGGACGCCTCGACGCGTGCCTACAAGGGGCCAGGACGCCCCTACATCCCAGAGCTGGAGCGAGCCGAGCTGGTGGCGTCACTGGCCTGCACGGACCGAGTCCTCCTGTTCGACGAATCCAACGTGCGCCACATCATCCGGGCCTTGAAGCCGGACCTTCACGTGAAGGGGACGGACTACACGCCGGACTCCATCCCCGAGGGAGACGAAGTGCGCGCATACGGCGGTCGGACGGCGGTCTCGGGAGATCCGAAGGACCACAGCACCACCGACCTCGCGCGCCGCTTGGGGCGAGAGGCGTCGAAGTAG
- a CDS encoding sugar kinase: MAAVSPVRPLPSPTRLPAAFARRRVLLVGDLVADHYLYGQTDRVSREAPVLIVRYESSEVKLGGGANVAANVRALGGQVTAVGVLGADAMGRSLRRLCEEADIRLHAVSGKDIQTETKTRILAGGVSTTRQQMLRVDRGQQGPLAPRVRKAIARQVEAAARDADAVVVSDYGAGVVGDEVRESLRKLAADGMPVCVDSRYALTSFTGLTVCKPNEPELEHLSGRRVRSEADLLEAGHAARKNLDCRALLVTRGRHGMALFDADGGVDLIPVHGAKAAVDVTGAGDTVIASFSLALAAGATFGEAARLANIAGALVVQKPGTATVSRDELLGELRSTR, from the coding sequence ATGGCCGCAGTCTCGCCCGTACGTCCATTGCCTTCGCCCACCCGCCTGCCCGCCGCGTTCGCCCGGCGTCGTGTGCTGCTCGTCGGGGATCTGGTCGCCGACCACTACCTCTACGGCCAGACGGACCGCGTGAGCCGCGAGGCCCCCGTCCTCATCGTCCGCTACGAGTCCTCGGAGGTGAAGCTCGGAGGTGGCGCCAACGTCGCAGCCAACGTCCGAGCGCTCGGAGGACAGGTGACCGCGGTGGGAGTGCTGGGCGCGGATGCGATGGGCCGCTCGCTGCGCAGGCTCTGCGAAGAGGCGGACATCCGTCTGCATGCGGTGAGTGGCAAGGACATCCAGACCGAGACCAAGACGCGCATCCTCGCGGGCGGCGTGAGCACGACGCGCCAGCAGATGCTCCGAGTCGACCGCGGTCAGCAAGGTCCGCTCGCGCCACGAGTCCGCAAGGCGATTGCCAGGCAGGTGGAGGCCGCGGCGCGTGACGCGGATGCGGTGGTGGTTTCGGACTATGGGGCGGGAGTGGTGGGCGACGAAGTCCGAGAGTCCTTGCGCAAGCTCGCGGCGGACGGGATGCCGGTCTGCGTGGACAGCCGCTATGCGCTGACCTCGTTCACGGGACTGACGGTCTGCAAACCCAACGAGCCCGAGCTGGAGCACCTGTCCGGACGCCGAGTCCGCTCCGAAGCGGACCTGTTGGAAGCAGGGCACGCCGCGCGAAAGAACCTCGATTGCCGAGCCCTGCTGGTAACGCGCGGTCGGCATGGCATGGCGCTGTTCGACGCTGATGGAGGCGTGGATCTGATCCCCGTGCACGGAGCAAAGGCCGCGGTGGATGTCACCGGCGCGGGCGACACGGTCATCGCCAGCTTCTCTCTGGCCCTCGCGGCGGGAGCCACGTTCGGCGAAGCGGCACGACTCGCGAACATCGCGGGCGCGCTCGTGGTGCAGAAGCCGGGCACTGCCACCGTGTCGAGAGACGAACTGCTGGGCGAGCTGCGGAGCACGCGATGA